The proteins below are encoded in one region of Rhododendron vialii isolate Sample 1 chromosome 7a, ASM3025357v1:
- the LOC131333556 gene encoding uncharacterized protein LOC131333556 isoform X1, which translates to MELFYYLVFGGFGAVVLALELSKTSRDRISNTPTAFNSFKNNYLLVYSLMMAGDWLQGPYVYYLYSQYGYGKGEIGQLFIAGFGSSMLFGTIVGSLADKQGRKRACVTYCITYILSCVTKHSPHYKVLMLGRVLGGIATSLLFSAFESWLVAEHNKRGFEQQWLSLTFSKAIFLGNGLVAILAGLFGNLLVDTFSLGPVAPFDAAACFLAIGMAVILSLWSENYGDPSENTDLLTQFKGAAIAIASDEKIALLGAIQSLFEGSMYTFVFLWTPALSPNDEEIPHGFIFAIFMLASMLGSSIASRLMARSSLKVESYMQIVFAISAAALFIPVGTNFLVPPSNVKGGSISFSGCIQLIGFCAFEACVGIFWPSIMKMRSQYIPEEARSTIMNFFRIPLNIFVCVVLYNVNAFPIIVMFGMCSIFLFVASILQRRLMKIADTQTSKPQDWMGNKERQLEAEPLNA; encoded by the exons atggagttgTTCTACTACTTGGTGTTTGGGGGGTTCGGGGCGGTGGTGCTGGCATTGGAGCTCAGCAAAACTAGTAGAGATCGCATCAGCAATACACCCACTGCTTTCAACTCCTTCAAGAATAACTACCTCCTTGTCTACTCCCTCATGATGG CTGGTGATTGGTTGCAGGGTCCATATGTGTACTATCTCTACAGCCAATATGGTTATGGAAAGGGGGAAATCGGGCAGCTGTTTATTGCTGGTTTTGGATCCTctatgttgtttggtaccattgTTGGATCTCTAGCCGATAAACA AGGTCGAAAGAGGGCATGTGTTACGTACTGCATAACATATATCTTGAGCTGTGTCACCAAACATTCTCCTCATTACAAAGTCTTAATGTTGGGTCGTGTATTGGGAGGGATTGCCACTTCTCTCCTGTTTTCCGCATTTGAGTCATGGCTTGTTGCAGAACACAACAAG AGGGGTTTTGAACAACAATGGCTGTCCCTAACTTTCTCCAAGGCAATATTTCTTGGCAACGGTCTGGTTGCCATTTTAGCTGGATTGTTTGGGAATCTGCTAGTTGATACGTTCAGCTTGGGCCCCGTAGCTCCATTTGATGCTGCTGCATGCTTTCTTGCTATTGGCATGGCAGTAATATTGTCATTGTGGTCCGAAAATTATGGTGACCCTTCAGAAAACACAGACTTGCTTACCCAGTTCAAGGGCGCTGCAATAGCCATTGCTTCTG ATGAGAAAATTGCACTGCTCGGTGCCATACAGTCCTTATTTGAAGGTTCAATGTACACTTTCGTGTTCCTCTGGACTCCTGCTTTGAGCCCGAATGATGAAGAGATTCCACATGGTTTCATTTTCGCAATATTCATGCTGGCTTCAATGTTGGGAAGCTCCATTGCATCTCGACTGATGGCTCGTTCATCCCTCAAAGTTGAAAGCTACATGCAGATTGTCTTTGCAATCTCTGCTGCTGCACTCTTTATTCCCGTTGGGACAAAT TTCTTGGTACCACCTTCTAATGTGAAAGGCGGAAGTATCTCATTCTCAGGCTGCATCCAACTTATTGGATTCTGTGCATTTGAGGCCTGTGTGGGGATATTTTGGCCTTCTATCATGAAGATGAGGTCCCAGTATATACCAGAAGAAGCACGAAGCACGATAATGAACTTTTTTCGCATTCCTCTAAACATCTTCGTCTGCGTTGTGTTATACAAT GTTAATGCATTCCCGATTATTGTCATGTTCGGGATGTGCTCGATTTTCCTTTTCGTTGCATCCATCCTGCAGAGGCGTCTCATGAAGATTGCAGACACTCAAACATCAA AGCCACAAGATTGGATGGGAAACAAGGAGAGGCAATTGGAGGCTGAGCCACTGAATGCCTGA
- the LOC131333556 gene encoding uncharacterized protein LOC131333556 isoform X2 yields the protein MLFGTIVGSLADKQGRKRACVTYCITYILSCVTKHSPHYKVLMLGRVLGGIATSLLFSAFESWLVAEHNKRGFEQQWLSLTFSKAIFLGNGLVAILAGLFGNLLVDTFSLGPVAPFDAAACFLAIGMAVILSLWSENYGDPSENTDLLTQFKGAAIAIASDEKIALLGAIQSLFEGSMYTFVFLWTPALSPNDEEIPHGFIFAIFMLASMLGSSIASRLMARSSLKVESYMQIVFAISAAALFIPVGTNFLVPPSNVKGGSISFSGCIQLIGFCAFEACVGIFWPSIMKMRSQYIPEEARSTIMNFFRIPLNIFVCVVLYNVNAFPIIVMFGMCSIFLFVASILQRRLMKIADTQTSKPQDWMGNKERQLEAEPLNA from the exons atgttgtttggtaccattgTTGGATCTCTAGCCGATAAACA AGGTCGAAAGAGGGCATGTGTTACGTACTGCATAACATATATCTTGAGCTGTGTCACCAAACATTCTCCTCATTACAAAGTCTTAATGTTGGGTCGTGTATTGGGAGGGATTGCCACTTCTCTCCTGTTTTCCGCATTTGAGTCATGGCTTGTTGCAGAACACAACAAG AGGGGTTTTGAACAACAATGGCTGTCCCTAACTTTCTCCAAGGCAATATTTCTTGGCAACGGTCTGGTTGCCATTTTAGCTGGATTGTTTGGGAATCTGCTAGTTGATACGTTCAGCTTGGGCCCCGTAGCTCCATTTGATGCTGCTGCATGCTTTCTTGCTATTGGCATGGCAGTAATATTGTCATTGTGGTCCGAAAATTATGGTGACCCTTCAGAAAACACAGACTTGCTTACCCAGTTCAAGGGCGCTGCAATAGCCATTGCTTCTG ATGAGAAAATTGCACTGCTCGGTGCCATACAGTCCTTATTTGAAGGTTCAATGTACACTTTCGTGTTCCTCTGGACTCCTGCTTTGAGCCCGAATGATGAAGAGATTCCACATGGTTTCATTTTCGCAATATTCATGCTGGCTTCAATGTTGGGAAGCTCCATTGCATCTCGACTGATGGCTCGTTCATCCCTCAAAGTTGAAAGCTACATGCAGATTGTCTTTGCAATCTCTGCTGCTGCACTCTTTATTCCCGTTGGGACAAAT TTCTTGGTACCACCTTCTAATGTGAAAGGCGGAAGTATCTCATTCTCAGGCTGCATCCAACTTATTGGATTCTGTGCATTTGAGGCCTGTGTGGGGATATTTTGGCCTTCTATCATGAAGATGAGGTCCCAGTATATACCAGAAGAAGCACGAAGCACGATAATGAACTTTTTTCGCATTCCTCTAAACATCTTCGTCTGCGTTGTGTTATACAAT GTTAATGCATTCCCGATTATTGTCATGTTCGGGATGTGCTCGATTTTCCTTTTCGTTGCATCCATCCTGCAGAGGCGTCTCATGAAGATTGCAGACACTCAAACATCAA AGCCACAAGATTGGATGGGAAACAAGGAGAGGCAATTGGAGGCTGAGCCACTGAATGCCTGA
- the LOC131333557 gene encoding uncharacterized protein LOC131333557: MFRVARGLNLKLFTFHRKPLALSLAMAKKARVSDFSSGFPTQQRVVGTHNGSFHCDEALGCFMIRLTDKFSAAEVVRTRDPQVLETLDAVLDVGGVYDPSRERYDHHQKGFEEVFGHGFKTKLSSAGLIYKHYGMEIIAKELQLDEGHPDVHRLFLAIYKSFMEAIDAIDNGINQFDTEQPPRYVNNTHLSSRIGRLNLDWMDLDQSPEKENEAFQRAMALAGSEFLDSLRFHAKSWLPARSIVLECLAARQDIDPSGEIMVLDRFCPWKLHLFELEEEMNIDPLIKYVLYQDDRAKQWRVQAMAVSPDKFESRKPLPSPWRGLRDDELSKVAGIPGCVFVHMSGFIGGNQSYEGALAMAKAALKL; this comes from the exons ATGTTCAGAGTAGCAAGAGGGCTGAACCTCAAGCTATTCACCTTCCACCGCAAACCCCTCGCCCTCTCTCTAGCCATGGCCAAAAAAGCTAGGGTTTCTGATTTCTCATCTGGCTTCCCCACTCAGCAGCGAGTCGTCGGCACTCACAACGGAAGCTTCCACTGCGACGAAGCCCTGGGCTGCTTCATGATTCGCCTCACCGACAAGTTCTCCGCCGCCGAAGTCGTCCGAACCAGAGACCCTCAG GTTCTGGAAACCCTAGATGCGGTGCTTGATGTTGGGGGAGTATATGATCCGAGTCGAGAACGCTACGATCATCACCAGAAAGGGTTTGAAGAGGTTTTTGGACATGGTTTCAAAACTAAGCTCAGTAGTGCCGGTCTTATTTACAAG cACTATGGGATGGAGATAATTGCAAAGGAGCTTCAGCTTGACGAGGGGCATCCAGATGTGCATAGGTTATTTTTAGCTATTTATAAAAGTTTCATGGAG GCAATTGATGCCATTGACAACGGAATTAATCAATTCGACACAGAACAGCCTCCAAGATATGTGAATAACACCCATTTGTCTTCAAGAATTGGAAGATTGAATTTGGATTGGATGGACCTGGATCAGTCGCCTGAGAAGGAGAATGAAGCGTTTCAACGGGCAATGGCTTTGGCTGGCAGTGAGTTTTTGGAT AGTTTAAGGTTTCATGCGAAGTCATGGTTACCAGCACGCTCGATTGTTTTGGAGTGTCTTGCAGCAAGACAAGATATTGATCCCAGTGGAGAAATTATGGTGTTGGATAGATTTTGCCCA TGGAAGCTTCACCTGTTTGAGCTTGAGGAGGAGATGAATATTGACCCACTCATTAAATACGTTCTTTACCAG GATGACAGGGCCAAACAGTGGCGGGTGCAGGCGATGGCCGTATCCCCTGATAAATTTGAGAGCCGGAAGCCTCTCCCGTCTCCATGGCGAGGCTTGAGAGATGATGAACTGTCCAAGGTGGCTGGAATCCCAGGTTGTGTTTTCGTTCATATGAGTGGGTTCATTGGTGGGAATCAAAGTTATGAGGGCGCACTGGCTATGGCAAAGGCTGCTTTGAAGCTTTAG